A window from Candidatus Nitrospira neomarina encodes these proteins:
- a CDS encoding winged helix-turn-helix domain-containing protein has product MEDQNDQLKDISDGLEQRISVYERKLKDLQKKREQVGEEIATVEKYLELAKTLYRVEADKAKLASLSSQIFSEKEGHLSSADTDVASKSREILLGRSKYVGMSVPDAVYMVLQEVGRPLHAKELFQRLKEGGMPIRGKTPVTSVATSLKRDPRFRKVGPNTFEVNHEKSLTKAV; this is encoded by the coding sequence ATGGAGGACCAAAATGACCAGCTTAAAGACATCAGCGATGGGCTGGAGCAGCGCATCAGTGTTTATGAGCGCAAACTCAAGGATCTCCAAAAAAAACGGGAGCAGGTAGGTGAGGAAATTGCGACGGTTGAGAAATATCTGGAGTTGGCAAAAACCCTCTATCGCGTCGAAGCTGACAAAGCGAAGCTGGCGAGTCTCTCCAGCCAGATCTTCTCGGAAAAAGAGGGACATCTGTCCTCAGCCGACACGGATGTCGCGTCTAAGTCGAGGGAAATTCTTCTAGGCCGAAGCAAATATGTGGGGATGAGCGTCCCTGATGCAGTGTATATGGTTCTCCAGGAAGTAGGTCGTCCATTGCACGCCAAAGAACTTTTTCAACGTCTCAAGGAAGGCGGGATGCCAATCAGGGGAAAAACCCCTGTCACGTCGGTCGCTACATCCTTAAAAAGGGACCCTCGATTTCGTAAAGTGGGGCCCAATACATTCGAAGTCAATCACGAAAAATCTCTAACCAAAGCCGTCTGA